The genome window GTAATGCTGTGATCATCGACCTGAGACATAACGGGGGCGGTGTTGCAGCAATGATCAGGTTTATCTGTGGCTATCTCTTTGAGGATGAGACGCATCTGATCAACTGGGATATTCGAGCGGAAAAGAAGACGGTCCAGTCCTACAGCGCTGATTTTGTACCAGGCCAGCGGATTATCGACCAGCCGGTCTACATACTCACGAGTAAAAATACATTTTCGGCTGCCGAAGAGTTCACATTCGACCTGCGGAATCTCGAGCGGGCCATCGTAGTCGGTGACACGACAGGCGGAGGCGGACATACGGTCCAGGGATACACCTTCGATTTCGATACGTATCGAATAGGAATCAGGGTCCCTTATGGACGGGCCTACAATCCACTGAACAATGAGGGGTGGGAAGGTGTCGGTGTCATTCCCCACATTCCTGTTCCAGCTGATCAGGCTCTCGATGCCGCCTATGCCGATGCCTTGGCCAAACAGATTGCGGATGAGCCGAATGAGCGTGCCAGGGTTTTGTATGAGTGGGCGTTGCAGGATCTTGAAGGCCGCCTGAATCCTATGGAGATCACCAGAAAACAGATGAAAAAATACACTGGCAGTTTTGGGCCAAGAAAAATCTTTGTCGAGAACGGCAAACTCTGGTATCAAAGAGAGAATGGACCCAGGCACCGTCTCCTTCCGCTGGGGGAAGATCTTTTCAGAGTCGGGGACCTTGATTACTTCCGCCTCACTTTCGAATGCGACAAGAAAGGGAAAGCCCAGAAGGTGATCGGTCTATACGATAACGGACGACGGGACGAGAACGAGAGGGGCGGCAACTGAACCTGACAACGAGGCATGGAATTGATTCGTTTCAGGCGCGTCCATTTGGGATTCCATTGCAAGCGCATGGTGAGACTTCAGCGCATGGATAGAGGACTTGACTATGAATATTCTGGCAATCGATCAGGGAACCACAGGGACGACTACAGTTATTTATAATCACGAAGGTAAAATCGTTGATAAAGCCTGGCGTGAGATCAGACAGATCTATCCGCAGCCCGGCTGGGTAGAACAAGATCCGCTGGAAATCTGGCAGACAGTGGTGGACTCGGTTCAGGAATTAAAGTCTCGGAATAATGAAAAATTTGTTGCTGTCGGAATTGCGAATCAACGTGAGACCACAATCGTCTGGGATAAAAAGACGGGGCAGCCGATTCATAACGCCATTGTCTGGCAGTGTCGACGAACCGCTGATATCTGTGAAGAACTGAAATCAGAAGAGGAATTGTTTCGTGGCAAAACCGGGTTGCCTGTCGACGCCTATTTCAGTGGGACAAAGATCAAGTGGCTGCTGCAAAATGTGAAGGAGTATAAAGTCGATGATCTGCTGTTTGGCAATATCGATACATGGTTGATCTGGAAGTTGACGGGTGGGAAAGTTCATGCAACAGATTACACTAATGCCTCGAGAACATTGATCTTCAATATTATCGAGAAGAAATGGGATACAGAATTGTGTCAGTTGCTGGACATTCCGGTATCCATTCTGCCTCAGGTAAAAAAATCAGTAGATGATTACGGTGTAGTCGAATCGATTCCTGAAATCGACGGTGTTCCGATCTTTGGCGATGCTGGTGATCAACAGGCAGCACTTTTCGGTCAGGCCTGTTTTGAGGAAGGACAAAGCAAGAATACTTATGGGACGGGATGTTTTCTGTTAATGAATTCAGGGTCGAATGCTGTGTTTTCAAAAAATGGATTGGTGACGACACTGGCCATCGATGGCAACGGCGATCCATGTTACGCGGTGGAAGGTTCAGTTTTTATTGCTGGAGCATCGATTCAATGGCTTCGGGATGAATTAAAGATCATTGATAAATCAGCAGAGAGTGAAAAAGCAGCCTTGTCGGTCGAAGATAACGGTGGTGTATATATGGTGCCTGCCTTTGTCGGATTGGGCGCGCCACATTGGGATACGCAGGCTCGTGGTGTGATCGTTGGTCTTACCCGGGGATCGAATCGCAATCATATTGTTCGGGCGGCGCTGGAATCGATGGCTTACCAGACTTATGATGTGCTTTCGACAATGGAGGATGAAACTGGAATCAAAGTAGATAAACTTGCCGTGGATGGCGGTGCGGCGCAAAATGATTTTCTGATGCAGTTTCAGGCAGATATTATAGATAAACCGGTGCTCAGACCTTCGATCGTGGAATCGACTTCACAGGGTGCCGCGTTTCTGGGGGGATTGAAAGCCGGGTTCTGGGAAAATAGTGATGAATTGAGCAGGCTGAGATCTGTTGAAAAAGAATTTATTCCATTAATGGATGATCATAAACGGGAAGAATTGTTAAGGGGTTGGGAAAAAGCGCTGCGGCAAGCGATGGTGAAGTAGGTCAAATTGGTAATTGATCATTAATCAAGAAACCAATCATCAAAAGGCCAGGGCAGAATGTGATGAAAATGGAAATCCAATCTTCATTAGCGATCAGGGCCGTACTCGTTCTTCTCTGTACCATTATCCTTTCCTTTTTGATGGCCAGTGCAGCGCGTTCGGTTCATTTCGACACACCATTTCCGGAGGAACCCGAACGGTACGACAGCGAGTACTATCTCGATATGCTGACCATGCGGATCGACAGGGATTGGAGGGACCTGATAGATGGCACGGACAACCTCTTTCTGCTCAGATTCGGAAGTCTCAATGTTGAACAATGGTGCATGATCGAATCACTTAAGTTTTCGTCGGATATTTCCCGTCGTTTCCGGATCAGATACTGGATGGACCTGAATCACACACTGGACGAACGATCTTCCATGCGAAACGAGCTCGAAGTCGAATTCAATCTTCACCGGAAATATTTTGTTTCTTTCCTTCTCGCTCCTTCGCCATGGAAAAGGGAAAACGATGTCGGTCTGATGGTTCAACGAAGGACCGCCGTAGACAGGTATATAAAATTCACCTTCAAGGTACACGACTTTGCAAACAACTTTGCCTACAATCACGGTGACAATATCGAGGGCGAGAAGAATCTCTTCAACCGGCAGCCTTTCGAACTTATCCTCGAGGGAAGAGAGCAGGCTGGCCGGGTTTTGCGTTTTGGGATCAGAGGTTCACTGACAAACCGGTGGCAGAAGGAGTACCGATTCCTCGAAGGAAGCGGTGACTACGATGAGGAGGGGCATGTCAGGGATCTGGGCCTGTGGATCGAGAAGGATATGCCGGGTGGAGTGGCCTTCAATCTTGATATCAGGATCGCTGAGTATTTCCTTGAGCGGACTGGAACAGGTGCTGCCAGGAAGATGCATAATGTCAGGGAGTTTCTTCCCCGACTCTGGTGGCATCCGGCCGGCCGGGATCTTTCGTTAAGCGCGGGACTCCAGGTAAGGCGCGAACGCTGGGACGGAGAGGGAACTGAAGATAGCGGTTTCAGAAAGAACGAACTTCTCCCCTTCATCCTCCTGCAGAAGAGGTTCTCTGAGGTCCATATGCTTGAGGTCGGGTATCTCGCCGACAGATTCGACTCGGAGCGGACGGGAACTGGTGCGGAATCTTCCGACAGGTGGGAGAACAGGCTCAAGATATCCTGGGAGACCAGGTTCAGAGGCACCAGCCGATTCCGCCTGATCGAGACGATTGACCTGGACCGCGAGGACTGGGGGGACTATTCTGTCCACGACCATTTCTTTCTGATGCTGATCGTCGGATTCTGAACGTGAGCTCCTTCCGAAGTCCTCAGGTTTCAATGCGGACGAATAAACGGAGGGCACCGGAGGGATCACGCTTGAATAGCAGTCAGGATGAACGCTGTAACAATCAGAAGGATGGATAGACAGGAGTAAAATACAAAATGCACGATGATGGCTCTGATAATCCCCGATAACGGTTTGACACGGTTAAAGCCGATGACCCACCAGCAGAGAAAGATCAGGGGCAGGCCGAGTCCGAAGATCTTACCCAGAATATCAACCTCAGCTATACCAAAGGGGATAAAGGGAAGTCGGATCAGGTTGAGTTGTCCATAAAGATATGCCGAGAAAGCCAATTGTTCCGAGAAGTTATGTCCGGAACCTTTAAAGAACAGCCTCAGTAGCAAAGCGTGCAGCGGGAGAACCAGCAGCAACCCCGGCTGCTGATAATTTGCCATGAAGTTAAGGATTTGATTCATTGCTTCCTGAATATGAATTTGCGAGTAGGCTTCATTCATATTTTCGCTGAGAACGATTCCTTCTGGAAAGGAGAGTTTAGTTATCAGAACACAAAGGGCCGCTGTCAGCAGGCAGTACTTCATGGGCCCGACATAGGTCTTCCTCCGGCCCTGGATGTATTCACGCGCGACCAGGCCCGGGTTACGAAAGAGCCCCAGGATGGTGCGGAGCAGGGGGCTCCCGGCGACGAAGAAGTGACGTATACCATCAAAGGCCAGCGTTCTGTAGCTGAGGCGTGAGATGGATGCCTTCTGGCTGCATTGGGAGCAGAAGGTCCCACTCAATGTCGCTCCGCAATTCAGGCAATTCTTATCTGTGTGATTGTTCAGCTCGGTCATGGTACTCCTTTCTTTCAGTATAAATCTCCATTAGCGTGTTGTCATCAACAAAGGCTGAAGGCCGAGTAATGATTTTCACCGATCATTCCGGAAATGTGATAGGATACGCCTTGAATATGCCATGACAAGGTTTAATCTTCTTCGGGAGGCTTTGAACATGCGAAAGGACATTACGATGAGATATCTGGCGATATTGTTCCTGACGGTCTTTATCCTGTCGCCCGCTACCGCCTGGTGCGGAAAGCTTTCGCTTGAGCACAAGGCGATAGAGACGATAGAGTTGCCCGGGCCGATCCTCGACAGTGAGTTTTCGATAGAGAAGGTCCTGCAGGAGCGAAGATCGGTCAGGCAATACACTGATGACCCCGTCACCATGGAAGAGGTGTCCCAGCTTCTCTGGGCCGCGTACGGTATCACATACACAGCGGAGGGAATGCCGGATTTCTTGCGTGGAGGGTTGAAGACCGCGCCGTCGGCCGGAGCCCGCTATCCGCTCGAGATATATCTCGTCGCCGGTAAGGTCACCGGCCTTCTGCCAGGGATCTACTGGTATGTCCCGGAAGGGCATGTTTTACACAGGCTCGCCGATGGCGATGTCCGGACCGATCTGCAGGCTGCTTGCCTTGATCAGAAATTCGCGGGTGAGGCGCCGATCTCAATCGTCTGGTCTGCCGTTTATGAAAGATGCACGGAGAAGTACGAAGATCGCGGAAGAGACAGGTACGTCTGTATGGACCTCGGACACTCGGCGCAGAATGTCTACCTTCAGTGCGGATCGCTAGGGCTCGGGACCTGCGCCATCGGCGCATTCACAGACGATTCACTGAAGAAGTTGATCGGCATGACCGGAGAGGAAGTACCCCTTTATGTAATGCCCGTGGGAAGACTTCCTGTGGAGCAGAAGGATTAATAATCTTTGGCAGGTGTTCCATATAGAAATATGACAGGATGACCCACTGGGTAAGATCCTGGTTCGTTGAATTCTGAAATCCAGAAAAGGGCTCTACAGTTACATTCCTGATCCGGGCCGAAACTCGGCTCGGACGCCATCAGCAATATACTTGTTGTATTCTGGCAGGAATTAAGATAAAATGCCGCTTACACAGGGAATCTCTTACACGATTGATATGACGTCCGTTGATGCCGTCTCGCCCGGCAAAGCATTCTGTTGGCTGGCCACGCTCAAGGACAGTTAGACTGTCAGTGCGTAGAAGGCTATGCCGGCTCGTATGGTTGATTCTCCTCAGGGTTCAGTTTGTGTTTCAATTCAGAATCAATTGAAAGGAGGGATTATGAAACGAACGCTATTTGTAGTCCTGGCCGTTTGTCTTCTGGTGATCCCGACA of Candidatus Latescibacterota bacterium contains these proteins:
- the glpK gene encoding glycerol kinase GlpK, coding for MNILAIDQGTTGTTTVIYNHEGKIVDKAWREIRQIYPQPGWVEQDPLEIWQTVVDSVQELKSRNNEKFVAVGIANQRETTIVWDKKTGQPIHNAIVWQCRRTADICEELKSEEELFRGKTGLPVDAYFSGTKIKWLLQNVKEYKVDDLLFGNIDTWLIWKLTGGKVHATDYTNASRTLIFNIIEKKWDTELCQLLDIPVSILPQVKKSVDDYGVVESIPEIDGVPIFGDAGDQQAALFGQACFEEGQSKNTYGTGCFLLMNSGSNAVFSKNGLVTTLAIDGNGDPCYAVEGSVFIAGASIQWLRDELKIIDKSAESEKAALSVEDNGGVYMVPAFVGLGAPHWDTQARGVIVGLTRGSNRNHIVRAALESMAYQTYDVLSTMEDETGIKVDKLAVDGGAAQNDFLMQFQADIIDKPVLRPSIVESTSQGAAFLGGLKAGFWENSDELSRLRSVEKEFIPLMDDHKREELLRGWEKALRQAMVK
- a CDS encoding DUF3667 domain-containing protein, with protein sequence MTELNNHTDKNCLNCGATLSGTFCSQCSQKASISRLSYRTLAFDGIRHFFVAGSPLLRTILGLFRNPGLVAREYIQGRRKTYVGPMKYCLLTAALCVLITKLSFPEGIVLSENMNEAYSQIHIQEAMNQILNFMANYQQPGLLLVLPLHALLLRLFFKGSGHNFSEQLAFSAYLYGQLNLIRLPFIPFGIAEVDILGKIFGLGLPLIFLCWWVIGFNRVKPLSGIIRAIIVHFVFYSCLSILLIVTAFILTAIQA
- a CDS encoding S41 family peptidase, encoding MRSKVLSRILIISLLILATASTSNAQRTRTARPGSLPPIDSAARAAIIDSITVVIDSIYVLGEPAARIVAELKRASIAGEYDEISDPALFAQRLYEDCQRVSHDGHFRIYALPPLDPSAAAARQSESPADVELRKRFYREINYGFKKAEILPGGVGYIRFDSFSRGDEAFKAATAAMNFISNSNAVIIDLRHNGGGVAAMIRFICGYLFEDETHLINWDIRAEKKTVQSYSADFVPGQRIIDQPVYILTSKNTFSAAEEFTFDLRNLERAIVVGDTTGGGGHTVQGYTFDFDTYRIGIRVPYGRAYNPLNNEGWEGVGVIPHIPVPADQALDAAYADALAKQIADEPNERARVLYEWALQDLEGRLNPMEITRKQMKKYTGSFGPRKIFVENGKLWYQRENGPRHRLLPLGEDLFRVGDLDYFRLTFECDKKGKAQKVIGLYDNGRRDENERGGN
- a CDS encoding SagB/ThcOx family dehydrogenase, giving the protein MRKDITMRYLAILFLTVFILSPATAWCGKLSLEHKAIETIELPGPILDSEFSIEKVLQERRSVRQYTDDPVTMEEVSQLLWAAYGITYTAEGMPDFLRGGLKTAPSAGARYPLEIYLVAGKVTGLLPGIYWYVPEGHVLHRLADGDVRTDLQAACLDQKFAGEAPISIVWSAVYERCTEKYEDRGRDRYVCMDLGHSAQNVYLQCGSLGLGTCAIGAFTDDSLKKLIGMTGEEVPLYVMPVGRLPVEQKD